A single window of Drosophila suzukii chromosome 3, CBGP_Dsuzu_IsoJpt1.0, whole genome shotgun sequence DNA harbors:
- the Brr2 gene encoding U5 small nuclear ribonucleoprotein 200 kDa helicase isoform X2: MADAAARQLQYEYKANSNLVLQADVRLIERPRRDEATGEVCSLVGKLDGTRMGDRYQRTKPEKTEERKVKRQKRDEAQYDFERMKGATLLSEGIDEMVGIVYRPKTQETRQTYEVLLSFIQEALGDQPRDILCGAADEILAVLKNDRLKDRERKRDVDSLLGAVTDERFALLVNLGKKITDFGSDAVNALTAAPNNEEQIDETYGINVQFEESEEESDNDMYGEIRDDDAQDEGEEARIDHTLHAENLANEEAANNVKKERSLHPLDIDAYWLQRCLSKFYKDAMVSQSKAADVLKILKDAADDRDCENQLVLLLGYDCFDFIKQLKLNRQMVLYCTMLASAQTDSERQRIREKMRGNSALAKILRQLDTGKAEEQDEGESRGSKRGKGDAEDGGAAAAGQVAGVRQLLELDEMAFTQGSHFMANKRCQLPDGSYRKQRKGYEEVHVPALKPVPFDDNEELQPVDKLPKYVQPVFEGFKTLNRIQSRLYKAALDSDENMLLCAPTGAGKTNVALLTMMREIGKHINEDGTINAQDFKIIYVAPMKSLVQEMVGNFGRRLACYNLTVSELTGDHQLTREQIAATQVIVCTPEKWDIITRKGGERTFVSLVRLVIIDEIHLLHDERGPVLEALVARTIRNIETTQEEVRLVGLSATLPNYQDVATFLRVKPDKGLFYFDNSYRPVSLEQQYIGVTEKKALKRFQVMNEIVYEKTMEHAGRNQVLVFVHSRKETGKTARAVRDMCLEQDTLGSFLREGSASMEVLRTEAEQVKNTELKELLPYGFAIHHAGMTRVDRTLVEDLFADRHIQVLVSTATLAWGVNLPAHTVIIKGTQVYNPEKGRWVELSALDVLQMLGRAGRPQYDTKGEGILITNHSELQFYLSLLNQQLPIESQFISKLPDMLNAEIVLGTVQHLQDAVNWLGYTYLYIRMLRNPTLYGVSHDAIKADPLLEQHRADLLHTAACCLERSGLVKYDRKTGHFQVTDLGRIASHYYLTHETMLTYNQLLKQTLSEIELFRVFSLSSEFRHISVREEEKLELQKLMERVPIPIKESIEEHSAKVNVLLQAYISQLKLEGFALMSDMVFITQSAARLMRAIFEIVLTRGWAQLADKTLTLCKMIDRRMWQSMTPLRQFKKMPDEIAKKLEKKHFPWGRLYDLEPHELGELIRVPKLGKTIHKFVHQFPKLELSTHIQPITRGTLRVELTITPDFQWDEKVHGASEGFWVLIEDVDSELILHHEFFLLKQKYSQDEHQLKFFVPVFEPLPPQYFLRIVSDRWIGAETQLPVSFRHLILPEKNMPPTELLDLQPLPISALRQPKFESFYSQRFPQFNPIQTQVFNAVYNSDENVFVGAPTGSGKMTIAEFAIMRLFTTQSDARCVYLVSQEALADLVFADWHSKFGALDIKVVKLTGETGTDLKLIAKGQLVITTADKWDVLSRRWKQRKNVQLVNLFIVDELQLVGGEDGPVLEIVCSRMRYISSQIEKQIRIVALSASLTDARDVAQWLGCNPNATFNFHPSVRPIPLELHIQGFNVTHNATRIATMSKPVYNAILKYSAHKPVIVFVSSRKQARLTAIDVLTYAASDLQPNRFFHAEEEDIKPFLERMTDKTLKETLAQGVAYLHEGLSASDHRLVEQLFDSGAVQVAVVSRDLCWGMSISAHLVIIMDTQFYNGKNHSYEDYPITDVLQMIGRANRPNEDADAKCVLMCQSSKKDFFKKFINEPLPIESHLDHRMHDHFNAEVVTKTIENKQDAVDYLTWTFLYRRLTQNPNYYNLQGVTHRHLSDHLSELVENTLSDLEQSKCISVEDDMDTLPLNLGMIAAYYYINYTTIELFSLSLNSKTKVRGLLEIISSAAEYEDVVVRHHEEQVLRTLSQRLPNKLTGPNETAPKFNDPHIKTNLLLQAHLSRLQLGPELQGDTEQILSKAIRLIQACVDVLSSNGWLSPAVAAMELAQMVTQAMWSKDSYLKQLPHFSPEIVKRCTEKKIETVFDIMELEDEDRTRLLQLSDLQMADVARFCNRYPNIELNYEVVDKDRINSGSTVNVVVQLEREDEVTGPVIAPFFPQKREEGWWVVIGDPKTNSLLSIKRLTLQQKAKVKLDFVAPSPGKHDYTLYYMSDSYLGCDQEYKFSIEVGDFQSESESESD; this comes from the exons ATGGCGGATGCCGCAGCTCGTCAGCTGCAGTACGAGTACAAGGCG AACTCCAATCTTGTGCTGCAAGCCGATGTACGACTCATCGAACGTCCGCGGCGCGATGAGGCCACCGGCGAGGTGTGCTCCTTGGTGGGAAAGCTTGACGGAACCCGGATGGGCGATCGCTACCAGCGGACGAAGCCGGAGAAAACGGAGGAGCGCAAGGTGAAGCGCCAGAAGCGAGATGAGGCTCAGTACGATTTCGAGCGGATGAAGGGCGCCACACTGCTCTCCGAGGGCATCGACGAGATGGTCGGTATTGTCTATCGACCCAAGACGCAGGAAACCCGCCAGACCTACGAGGTTCTGCTCAGTTTCATTCAGGAAGCTCTGGGCGACCAGCCCAGGGACATCCTGTGCGGTGCCGCCGACGAGATCCTGGCTGTGCTGAAGAACGATCGCCTAAAGGATCGGGAGCGAAAGAGGGACGTGGACAGTTTGCTGGGTGCAGTCACCGACGAGCGCTTTGCCCTGTTGGTTAACCTGGGTAAGAAGATTACAGACTTCGGCAGCGATGCCGTGAACGCATTGACTGCTGCTCCCAACAACGAGGAGCAGATCGATGAAACCTACGGCATCAATGTGCAGTTTGAGGAATCCGAGGAGGAGAGCGACAACGACATGTATGGCGAGATTCGTGATGATGATGCCCAGGACGAGGGCGAAGAGGCGCGCATTGATCACACCCTGCATGCGGAGAAT CTGGCCAACGAGGAAGCCGCCAATAATGTTAAAAAAGAGCGCTCTTTGCATCCTTTGGACATAGATGCCTACTGGTTGCAGCGTTGCCTGAGCAAGTTCTACAAGGATGCCATGGTGTCGCAAAGCAAGGCCGCCGATGTGCTTAAGATCCTCAAAGATGCCGCCGACGATCGCGATTGCGAAAACCAATTGGTGCTGCTTCTGGGATACGATTGCTTTGATTTCATCAAGCAGCTGAAGCTTAATCGCCAAATGGTCCTGTACTGCACCATGCTGGCGTCAGCTCAAACTGACAGCGAGAGACAAAGGATTCGCGAGAAAATGCGCGGGAATTCCGCGCTAGCCAAGATTCTCCGGCAGTTGGACACGGGAAAGGCAGAGGAGCAGGACGAGGGCGAATCTCGTGGCAGTAAGCGTGGCAAAGGGGATGCAGAGGATGGAGGAGCGGCAGCTGCAGGTCAGGTGGCCGGTGTGCGGCAACTACTTGAATTGGACGAGATGGCTTTCACTCAGGGATCGCACTTTATGGCCAACAAACGCTGTCAACTGCCCGATGGTTCCTACCGGAAACAGCGCAAGGGCTACGAAGAGGTGCACGTGCCTGCCCTGAAACCAGTACCCTTCGATGACAACGAGGAGCTTCAGCCGGTGGACAAGCTCCCGAAATACGTACAGCCCGTGTTCGAGGGTTTTAAGACCCTCAATCGCATACAAAGTCGTCTGTACAAGGCCGCGTTGGACAGTGACGAGAATATGCTGCTGTGTGCCCCCACTGGAGCGGGTAAAACCAATGTTGCGCTGCTAACCATGATGCGGGAGATTGGTAAGCACATCAACGAAGATGGCACCATCAATGCGCAGGATTTCAAGATCATTTACGTGGCTCCCATGAAGTCACTGGTACAGGAAATGGTGGGCAATTTTGGACGACGCCTCGCCTGCTATAATCTGACGGTCTCCGAATTGACCGGAGATCACCAGCTGACCAGGGAACAGATTGCTGCCACCCAGGTGATTGTGTGCACACCGGAAAAGTGGGATATTATCACTCGAAAGGGCGGAGAGCGTACATTCGTGAGCCTAGTGCGATTGGTAATTATAGATGAGATCCACCTGCTTCACGACGAACGAGGTCCAGTGCTGGAAGCCCTGGTGGCGCGTACCATTAGGAATATTGAGACCACCCAGGAGGAGGTGCGACTGGTGGGTTTATCGGCCACACTTCCAAACTACCAGGATGTGGCCACTTTCTTACGAGTGAAACCCGATAAAGGCCTCTTCTACTTTGACAACAGCTATCGGCCGGTGTCCCTTGAGCAGCAGTACATCGGCGTGACGGAGAAGAAGGCTCTGAAGCGCTTCCAGGTGATGAACGAGATTGTATACGAAAAGACCATGGAGCATGCCGGACGGAATCAGGTGCTCGTTTTCGTACACTCGCGTAAGGAGACTGGAAAAACGGCGAGGGCCGTTAGGGACATGTGCCTGGAGCAAGACACCCTTGGAAGCTTCCTAAGGGAGGGATCAGCTAGCATGGAGGTGCTCCGCACTGAAGCAGAGCAAGTGAAGAACACAGAGCTAAAGGAGCTGCTACCCTACGGATTTGCAATCCATCATGCAGGAATGACCCGTGTCGATCGAACTCTGGTGGAGGATCTTTTCGCAGATCGGCACATTCAGGTGCTAGTTTCCACCGCCACGTTGGCTTGGGGTGTGAATCTTCCAGCTCATACGGTTATCATCAAGGGAACGCAGGTCTACAACCCGGAAAAAGGTCGCTGGGTGGAGCTGAGTGCTTTGGATGTCCTGCAGATGTTGGGTCGTGCTGGAAGACCGCAGTATGACACCAAGGGTGAGGGTATTCTCATTACCAATCACAGTGAACTGCAGTTCTATCTCTCCCTGCTCAACCAGCAATTGCCCATTGAGTCGCAATTCATCTCCAAGCTCCCTGACATGCTGAATGCAGAGATTGTGCTGGGGACGGTGCAACATCTACAGGACGCAGTGAACTGGTTGGGCTATACTTACCTGTACATCAGGATGCTGAGGAACCCAACTTTGTATGGCGTATCCCACGATGCCATAAAGGCGGATCCTTTGTTGGAGCAGCATCGGGCTGATCTCTTGCATACCGCAGCCTGCTGTCTAGAGAGGAGTGGTCTTGTTAAATACGATCGAAAGACGGGACACTTCCAGGTGACGGATCTCGGGCGCATTGCCTCCCACTACTACCTCACCCACGAAACCATGTTGACCTACAACCAGCTTCTCAAGCAAACTCTTAGTGAGATCGAGCTGTTTCGCGTTTTCTCCCTGTCCTCGGAGTTCCGACACATTTCCGTCCGAGAAGAGGAAAAGTTGGAGCTGCAGAAGCTAATGGAACGAGTGCCCATTCCCATTAAGGAGTCCATTGAGGAGCACAGCGCCAAGGTGAATGTTCTGCTGCAAGCCTATATCTCCCAATTGAAGCTGGAGGGCTTTGCCTTGATGTCGGACATGGTGTTTATCACTCAATCCGCAGCCCGTCTAATGAGGGCTATCTTCGAGATTGTCCTGACACGCGGGTGGGCTCAATTGGCGGACAAAACGTTGACGCTTTGTAAAATGATCGATAGGAGGATGTGGCAATCGATGACTCCACTGAGGCAGTTCAAGAAGATGCCCGACGAGATTGCCAAGAAGCTGGAGAAAAAGCACTTCCCATGGGGAAGGCTTTACGACTTGGAGCCCCATGAACTGGGTGAGCTGATCAGAGTGCCCAAGCTGGGTAAAACTATCCATAAGTTTGTGCACCAGTTTCCCAAGTTGGAGCTCTCCACGCACATTCAACCCATAACAAGGGGAACTCTAAGAGTGGAACTCACGATCACACCGGATTTCCAATGGGATGAGAAGGTGCATGGAGCGTCTGAAGGTTTCTGGGTGTTGATCGAAGATGTGGACTCGGAACTCATTCTCCATCACGAGTTCTTCTTGTTAAAGCAGAAGTATTCCCAGGATGAGCATCAGCTGAAGTTCTTTGTGCCCGTTTTTGAACCCTTGCCTCCGCAATACTTCCTCCGAATTGTCTCGGATCGCTGGATAGGAGCAGAAACCCAATTGCCCGTCTCGTTCCGACACTTGATTTTGCCGGAAAAGAATATGCCACCCACTGAGCTGCTGGATCTGCAACCACTTCCAATTAGTGCGTTGCGGCAGCCAAAGTTTGAATCGTTTTATTCGCAACGCTTCCCGCAGTTCAATCCCATCCAGACTCAGGTCTTCAACGCGGTTTACAACAGTGATGAAAATGTCTTTGTTGGAGCTCCAACTGGATCCGGAAAGATGACAATTGCTGAGTTTGCCATTATGCGGTTGTTCACCACTCAATCGGATGCCAGATGTGTCTATTTGGTTTCGCAAGAGGCTCTGGCAGATCTTGTCTTTGCGGATTGGCATAGTAAGTTTGGTGCACTGGACATAAAAGTGGTTAAATTGACTGGAGAAACTGGAACTGATCTGAAGCTGATAGCCAAGGGTCAGCTGGTCATTACAACTGCGGACAAGTGGGATGTGTTGTCCCGCCGATGGAAGCAAAGGAAGAACGTGCAATTGGTGAACCTGTTCATTGTGGACGAACTGCAGTTGGTGGGCGGCGAGGATGGACCTGTGCTGGAGATTGTGTGCTCTAGGATGCGATACATAAGTTCGCAGATTGAGAAGCAGATCAGGATAGTGGCCCTGTCCGCTTCTCTTACTGATGCCAGAGATGTGGCCCAGTGGTTGGGCTGTAATCCCAATGCCACCTTTAACTTCCATCCAAGTGTGCGACCCATTCCGCTGGAGCTGCACATCCAAGGATTCAATGTCACTCACAACGCCACCAGGATAGCCACGATGTCCAAGCCGGTTTACAATGCCATTCTCAAGTACAGCGCCCACAAGCCAGTGATTGTTTTCGTCTCGTCCAGAAAGCAGGCCAGGCTCACAGCAATTGATGTTCTGACCTACGCCGCCTCGGACTTGCAACCGAATCGGTTCTTCCATGCCGAGGAGGAGGATATCAAGCCGTTCCTAGAGAGAATGACGGATAAAACTTTGAAGGAGACTCTAGCCCAAGGAGTGGCCTATCTGCATGAGGGACTATCCGCCTCCGATCATCGCCTTGTGGAGCAACTCTTTGACTCCGGCGCTGTGCAAGTAGCCGTTGTCTCCAGGGACCTCTGCTGGGGCATGAGCATCTCTGCCCACTTGGTGATCATCATGGACACGCAATTCTACAACGGCAAGAATCATTCCTATGAGGATTACCCCATTACGGATGTGCTGCAGATGATTGGACGAGCCAATCGGCCCAACGAGGATGCGGATGCCAAGTGTGTGTTGATGTGCCAGAGCAGCAAGAAGGATTTCTTCAAGAAGTTCATCAACGAACCGCTGCCCATCGAAAGTCATTTGGACCATCGAATGCACGACCACTTTAACGCCGAAGTGGTGACGAAGACGATCGAAAACAAGCAGGATGCAGTGGATTATCTTACCTGGACATTCCTATACAGGAGATTAACCCAAAATCCCAATTACTATAATCTACAGGGGGTCACGCATCGCCATCTTTCCGATCATCTTTCGGAGTTGGTGGAGAATACGCTGAGCGATTTGGAGCAGTCAAAATGTATCAGCGTTGAGGACGATATGGACACCCTTCCACTTAATCTGGGCATGATTGCAGCATACTATTACATTAACTACACAACGATCG AACTCTTCAGTTTGTCCCTTAACAGCAAAACGAAAGTGCGTGGCCTGCTGGAGATTATTTCATCGGCAGCTGAGTACGAGGATGTGGTGGTTAGGCATCATGAGGAGCAGGTCCTGCGCACTCTTTCGCAGCGCTTGCCAAACAAGCTGACCGGACCCAATGAAACGGCTCCAAA ATTCAATGATCCCCACATCAAGACCAATTTGCTGCTCCAGGCTCATCTTTCAAGATTGCAGTTGGGGCCTGAACTGCAGGGCGATACTGAACAGATTCTGAGCAAGGCCATCCGCCTCATTCAGGCCTGTGTGGATGTGCTGAGTTCGAACGGCTGGCTCTCGCCGGCTGTGGCTGCCATGGAGCTGGCCCAGATGGTCACACAAGCCATGTGGAGCAAGGACTCGTATTTGAAACAGTTGCCACACTTTAGTCCTGAGATTGTCAAGCGGTGCACAGAAAAG AAAATCGAAACCGTCTTTGATATCATGGAACTGGAGGATGAGGATCGTACCCGCCTGCTGCAGCTCTCTGATTTACAAATGGCCGATgtggcccgtttctgtaaccgGTATCCCAACATTGAGCTGAACTACGAGGTGGTGGACAAAGATCGTATTAACTCCGGGTCAACCGTCAATGTGGTGGTTCAACTTGAGCGTGAGGATGAGGTTACCGGCCCAGTCATCGCTCCCTTTTTCCCGCAGAAACGCGAGGAAGGATGGTGGGTTGTCATCGGTGATCCCAAGACCAATTCCCTGCTTTCCATCAAACGGCTCACGCTGCAGCAGAAGGCAAAGGTCAAGCTTGACTTTGTGGCCCCTAGTCCGGGCAAACACGACTACACTCTGTACTACATGAGCGATTCCTACTTGGGCTGCGATCAGGAGTACAAGTTTTCGATTGAAGTGGGCGATTTCCAGTCTGAAAGCGAGAGCGAGTCAGATTAG